From Cydia splendana chromosome 12, ilCydSple1.2, whole genome shotgun sequence, a single genomic window includes:
- the LOC134795617 gene encoding RNA-binding region-containing protein 3-like, whose translation MSKVLVIRHLPTALTLKEKEQLLKHFGAEKVWEPSSKRNYTFAAFSSEHIAQQSLYRLHQLEIANRRLVVEYSFEKEPATQKKEDDDCSSLTTKHVKEFLRRLNAWNPSVDFYQPPLNYIKYKYPDISPKIVINIIHALVSHKPLYVQTLHLMNKMCLQTPFNENSKAMDYFKETFREYFLDQIMEIPVPDLPVQPESEPESELSSDETEHEKHHQPAVSKRKHTLPMTRKRPAAVLKTAVLPKVKKTVVSQEEVFEMVTPVEPKKISLVVHQDALQKPSEEIEVVGELGKFQKEDEPVQEEAPTEEPDLPTITKNELLRNRISRSDMKVMKVFKNYHPGQPSMRLYIKNLAKSVTEQELKRIYRRYIEGVSEEEQIGFDIRVMQEGRMKGQAFVTFPSERMAEKALNETNGYMLKEKPMVVQFARAANKTVQ comes from the coding sequence ATGTCGAAGGTACTAGTAATCAGGCACCTTCCCACGGCGTTGACGCTTAAAGAAAAGGAGCAACTGTTAAAGCATTTTGGCGCCGAAAAGGTTTGGGAGCCTTCTTCCAAGAGGAACTATACTTTCGCCGCTTTTTCTTCCGAACACATAGCTCAGCAGTCTCTATACCGTCTGCATCAACTCGAAATAGCTAATAGGAGGCTGGTTGTTGAGTATTCATTTGAGAAAGAACCAGCGACGCAAAAGAAAGAAGACGACGATTGTAGTTCTCTCACAACAAAACATGTAAAAGAATTCCTTAGAAGGTTAAACGCTTGGAATCCTTCCGTCGATTTTTACCAGCCTCCTCTTAATTACATAAAGTACAAATACCCAGACATATCCCCAAAAATAGTTATAAACATTATTCATGCTCTAGTATCTCATAAACCACTGTATGTTCAAACTTTACACTTAATGAACAAAATGTGTCTTCAAACACCTTTCAATGAGAATAGTAAAGCGATGGACTACTTCAAGGAAACTTTTAGAGAGTACTTCCTTGATCAAATAATGGAAATACCAGTTCCTGATTTACCAGTGCAGCCTGAAAGTGAACCTGAATCAGAATTATCAAGTGACGAGACAGAGCATGAAAAACATCACCAACCAGCCGTGAGCAAGAGAAAACATACTTTACCAATGACTAGAAAGAGACCAGCTGCAGTTCTAAAAACAGCTGTGTTACCTAAAGTTAAGAAAACAGTTGTCAGTCAAGAAGAAGTATTTGAAATGGTCACACCAGTCGAGCCTAAGAAAATATCTTTAGTTGTTCATCAAGATGCATTGCAGAAACCATCTGAGGAAATAGAAGTTGTTGGAGAACTAGGGAAGTTCCAGAAAGAAGATGAACCTGTGCAGGAAGAGGCTCCTACGGAAGAACCAGATCTACCAACTATAACGAAGAATGAATTGCTACGTAACAGGATATCACGAAGCGACATGAAAGTCATGAAGGTGTTTAAGAACTATCATCCGGGACAGCCATCAATGAGGCTTTATATTAAGAATTTAGCAAAGTCAGTAACTGAGCAGGAACTAAAGAGAATTTACCGACGTTATATTGAAGGTGTGTCGGAAGAAGAGCAGATAGGGTTTGATATAAGAGTCATGCAAGAGGGTAGAATGAAGGGTCAGGCATTTGTGACATTCCCATCTGAGAGGATGGCAGAGAAAGCGCTTAATGAGACTAATGGATATATGCTGAAAGAGAAACCAATGGTTGTGCAGTTTGCTAGAGCTGCTAATAAAACTGTTCAATAA
- the LOC134795616 gene encoding nucleolar protein 11, giving the protein MAKLQSYYVLCPLIDQKSFLGISEDKEEETVVVTLGRNVVNKYRLTDQKQTGGWTSKDHITAPVIYDTENSCYVGVFNNNTIKMWKEDSDNLDKVKKYKFPLPICRVLPGLIIFANGNCASLTYALENRNSYDGKATIKDADEIVAVSTYKDRGNNICCVVKNKQDYEIIQCPLRVELGDMDKSKLQRVKVTRPDVYVVGQLIHASEKTVYILWSDSKITAYNLSRRSWNSIGTIPWVSAPSRVSLSWMGQNHIVVFGSNSHRDGAIIVAYNVQLNIGSCKYPMKMYTADAKLYCFDDRIILEASNHIGILPYVIEEKRHLSSLLGSHEIVEDDCLEIADWGSSTNKSESQLTWNGKPLKQGLSERTLCAQVINNIFEESNIDCERIIDVLKEFKDVPESVVVLLINHVMKTINDMKTFKEDASISNKVVAAYSKYVSEFNLLDCLLGITVSDSFMLTYLRSSMSMDNSLFLLAYVACLLKTGKGVEVEENKLLDWCMVLMDAFYQQYLMTKDEKVTEVLTQTLTVIKDLIQDLDVVNSTIALMHKLLYTKTVESGEDLPYSIELMEI; this is encoded by the exons ATGGCCAAACTACAGAGCTACTATGTGCTGTGTCCCCTGATTGATCAGAAGAGTTTCCTCGGAATATCAGAGGATAAGGAGGAAGAAACTGTTGTTGTTACGTTGGGACGCAATGTGGTCAACAAATACAGG CTTACAGATCAGAAGCAGACGGGAGGATGGACTTCCAAGGATCACATCACGGCGCCAGTCATTTACGACACAGAGAATAGTTGCTATGTTGGTGTCTTTAacaacaatacaataaaaatgtGGAAGGAAGATTCAGACAATTTGGATAAAGTTAAGAAGTATAAG TTCCCCCTCCCGATTTGCCGAGTACTACCAGGACTGATCATCTTTGCAAACGGAAACTGTGCATCCCTGACGTACGCGCTCGAAAATCGCAACTCTTACGATGGCAAGGCGACTATTAAGGATGCTGACGAAATTGTGGCCGTCAGCACTTACAAGGACCGGGGGAACAACATATGCTGCGTTGTCAAGAATAAACAGGACTATGAG ATTATACAGTGCCCGTTGAGAGTGGAGTTAGGAGACATGGACAAGTCTAAGCTGCAACGAGTCAAGGTGACGCGACCCGACGTGTATGTCGTTGGTCAGCTTATCCACGCGTCCGAGAAAACGGTCTACATCCTGt gGAGCGACTCCAAAATTACCGCATACAACCTATCCAGGCGTTCCTGGAACTCCATCGGCACCATTCCGTGGGTGTCCGCGCCTTCCCGCGTATCCCTGAGCTGGATGGGCCAGAACCACATCGTGGTCTTCGGCAGCAACTCACACCGCGACGGAGCCATCATAGTCGCCTACAACGTCCAACTCAACATCGGATCCTGCAAATATCCCATGAAAATGTATACCGCGGATGCCAAACTGTACTGTTTTGATGACCGGATTATTCTCGAAGCTTCTAACCATATCGGAATACTACCCTATGTCATTGAAGAGAAACGCCACCTGTCGAGCTTACTAGGCTCGCATGAAATCGTTGAAGATGATTGCTTAGAAATTGCCGATTGGGGATCATCGACAAACAAATCCGAATCGCAATTAACTTGGAACGGTAAACCATTGAAACAAGGATTATCTGAAAGGACTCTTTGTGCACAAgtcattaataatatatttgaaGAATCCAACATTGATTGTGAGAGAATAATTGATGTTTTAAAGGAGTTTAAAGATGTCCCTGAATCAGTGGTTGTGCTTTTAATAAACCATGTAATGAAAACAATTAATGATATGAAAACGTTTAAAGAAGATGCGTCAATTAGCAACAAAGTTGTTGCAGCGTATAGCAAATATGTGTCGGAGTTTAATCTTCTTGACTGTCTACTTGGTATAACAGTTAGCGATTCTTTCATGCTAACTTATCTAAGGAGTAGTATGTCTATGGATAACTCTCTATTCTTATTAGCATATGTAGCATGTTTGTTGAAAACGGGAAAAGGTGTGGAAGTTGAAGAAAATAAGCTTTTGGACTGGTGTATGGTGCTTATGGATGCTTTCTACCAGCAATACTTGATGACGAAAGACGAGAAGGTGACAGAAGTGCTGACGCAGACATTAACCGTCATTAAAGACCTAATTCAAGACCTAGACGTGGTCAATAGCACTATTGCACTGATGCATAAACTGCTGTATACTAAAACAGTTGAATCTGGTGAAGATTTACCGTATTCTATTGAATTGATGgaaatataa
- the LOC134795615 gene encoding alcohol dehydrogenase class-3, with the protein MSTAGKVIKCQAAVAWEAGKPLSIEEIEVDPPKAGEVRVKITATGVCHTDSYTLSGKDPEGVFPVILGHEGGGIVESVGAGVTAFKTGDHVVPLYVPQCKSCKFCLNPKTNLCQKIRITQGQGVMPDGTRRFRCKGKELYHFMGCSTFTEYTVVSEISLCKVNEKAALDKVCLLGCGIPTGYGAALNTAKVEPGSNCAIFGLGAVGLAVALGCKAAGAKRIIGVDINPDKYEVAKKFGVNEFINPKDYDKPIQQVLVDLTDGGLDYTFECIGNVNTMRAALEACHKGWGVSVIIGVAAAGEEISTRPFQLVTGRTWKGTAFGGYKSIDSVPKLVEEYLSNKLPIDQFVTHNVPLKEINEAFHLMHTGKSIRAVVQL; encoded by the coding sequence ATGTCCACAGCTGGAAAAGTGATCAAGTGCCAAGCGGCGGTTGCCTGGGAGGCCGGCAAACCGCTTTCCATCGAAGAAATCGAAGTGGACCCTCCTAAAGCGGGCGAAGTCCGAGTCAAGATCACCGCAACCGGTGTGTGCCACACCGATTCTTACACTCTATCCGGAAAGGATCCGGAGGGTGTGTTCCCTGTTATTTTGGGGCACGAAGGTGGTGGAATCGTCGAGAGCGTCGGCGCGGGCGTCACCGCGTTCAAGACCGGCGACCACGTCGTTCCGCTATACGTGCCGCAGTGCAAGTCTTGCAAGTTCTGCCTCAACCCGAAAACTAACCTCTGCCAGAAGATCCGCATCACCCAGGGCCAAGGAGTGATGCCTGATGGCACCCGCCGCTTCCGCTGCAAAGGTAAAGAGCTCTACCACTTCATGGGCTGCTCCACTTTCACTGAATACACTGTTGTCTCTGAAATTTCTCTCTGCAAAGTCAATGAAAAAGCTGCTCTGGATAAGGTCTGCTTGCTCGGCTGCGGCATCCCCACTGGCTATGGTGCAGCTCTGAACACCGCTAAAGTCGAGCCTGGCTCCAACTGCGCTATTTTTGGCCTCGGAGCTGTCGGTTTAGCTGTAGCTCTGGGTTGCAAAGCTGCTGGTGCTAAGAGAATCATCGGTGTCGACATCAACCCTGACAAGTATGAGGTTGCGAAGAAATTCGGCGTCAACGAATTCATCAACCCTAAGGATTACGACAAACCCATCCAGCAGGTGCTGGTTGACTTGACTGATGGTGGTTTAGATTACACTTTTGAATGCATTGGTAATGTTAACACTATGCGGGCAGCTCTCGAGGCTTGCCACAAGGGCTGGGGAGTGTCTGTGATCATTGGAGTGGCTGCGGCTGGAGAAGAAATCAGCACCCGTCCATTCCAGCTAGTCACCGGTCGCACATGGAAGGGAACGGCTTTCGGAGGATACAAAAGCATTGACAGTGTACCCAAGCTTGTGGAGGAGTACTTGTCCAACAAACTGCCTATTGACCAATTTGTGACCCATAATGTGCCTCTTAAGGAGATCAATGAAGCTTTCCACTTAATGCACACTGGCAAGTCCATCCGTGCTGTTGTCCAACTTTAA